In Anticarsia gemmatalis isolate Benzon Research Colony breed Stoneville strain chromosome 4, ilAntGemm2 primary, whole genome shotgun sequence, the DNA window AGGAAAGTAAAGgcagaaataatatttctactgTCATTCCAACAAGAAATAGTATGAAATCGTCTTATAAATAATCATGCGAACATGCGTTAAACGATAAATAACTCGAGAATATATCTATGTGCATTATACCTAAAAAGCGACCGActagaaaattatatgaaattaaaaattgagAACAGTCGTTAAGATTCGCCTTCCCCATAGTTTCCACAAGGTATGTAGTAGAAAATGTACGGATTCGATAGTTTAGTAACAACATACAGTAAACATACTATAGAGAATGAGTTTCGTACTAATATCGTAGGACGTATACACTCATAGGCGTACAGAATATCGGAAGTTCTTGAACGATAAAATAGAATTATCGCGCAAGAATCTGACACACTGTAATAGCCTCATGAGCGTGAGTCGCTGTTCATAGGACGAAATCCATTCTCTGTAGTACATTTACAGCGCGCCAACAGATTCGGCAGAGCCGTAATTAAGTTGATATCATGCATTACCTTCCGAGCTTTTATCATGTAATCGCGAGCAATGACTAATTTGTCGCGGCCGTCGTCCACGTAGTCGGTGGCTTGCGTCACATGGTACTCGATGCGATCTATCAGCTCGCCCTGCTTGCCTAAGGTCAATGGCGCTAGGAGGGGAGGGACACTACCGCGGCACACGGCCGATTGGTTCATACGGTTTATACAAATCCCCATAAGTAAACGTGTTACAGGAACCGACCAAAGCGCTGAAGTAAAACGTTAATAGATTAGGACAGAGTATATTATTCCCCAGTGTATTATGTTACCACAGTAATCCTATAGACGAAGTTATGTTTAGATATAAGCACAAACGGACACACGTGTTACAATGTATATGACATTCAGTGTTAACCTAGTTGTTGTACGACATGTTATAATTGTATgacaatcattatttatgataCACCAAAACATTTGttacataataacatataaTACGATGACTCGTCGAATGTGTTAAATACAgttattatataacaaacaCCACCATATACAGAAGGCAAATTACGCACACACCAATGATATTATAAGTTAGTGATACATAGAATCGAAGGTTATGATAAGAAGCCCATTTCAACCGTATGTTAGGTAGTCGAAAGTTCACAACAATCAAAGCGAGATGGTGAAGATAGATAGATGGAAGgtaaaacaacacaaacacaagTGTGAACCAATCACCGTATCGTCGTTAACAAAATGCAGGGTTCAACGATTCAAATCATTCACAAATAAACAGAACATGGTACAGGTGGTCGCGGGACGAGGACAGGTGGACGGATGGggagaaacaaaacaaaaaacaaaatattagtaaagaatGAATTCACATTGAAATGATCACTCACCCGTCGAGCTTTGCTCTGATATTTAAGGGCCTTCTTAGTGTCTTGTGTGGCAGTTTGGACATAGTCCACAGCGTGTTCTACATGATACTCAATGCGGTCGATCATCTCTCCCTGTATCCATAACAACTAGTTTAGTTAGAGTTCTACTAACTACGACACTAACTACTACACATTACTTACTACCACACACATTTTATCTGTTCTGTGTATTGGAATCTGTCTTCCTATTAGGACAAAAACAATTCCTTCACATTCCTACTAATGTTTGGGAACGAGGGAATCTAATAAGAGATTTAAGGTTTCAGGCTCGTTATAACCACTGTGCGTATCACAATTGGAATTCGCGTAAAAAATTCAGAGGGTAACGTTGTACCGCAAACATTTTCATGCGAGAAAATATCGTTCTGAAATGTCCGTTTTAAAGACTGACCGTAAGGCATCTTGTACTTTTGAGTTATTAGCCTGGCCAAGGAGGacttgtgtataataatacgAGTAAACTGTTGTATTGGTGACCTGGCTCTCGACAAGCATCGCCATGTCCATGAACATGTCGTGGAGCTCGCGAATCGATGTCTCCAGCTTGATGATGTCGGCGTGCCGCGCCTCGATGTCCGCCAGCGTCTGCTTAGCCTGCTGGGTCTCCATTATTATCTGAAACACGTTAggtaaaactattattatacagCTCATAATAAAACATGAATCTTGTTTAATTGAAACTGCTCAAGAGCCGAATTATATAAATGGTGTTCAGTTCAGgcttataaatgtcaaaatgtaaGGATCATAGTAAACTAGTGTCTACTCTAATAGAAATAAGACACGACAATATTTAGTTTTGTCTTCCAAATTAAATTCTTATTCAGTATTAGAATATAACATTGGAATTAGTTACACAATTTGACAGGTGCTGAGATCATGGGAAATTACTACACTAAGGAGAAAACAGAGACAGTTTCTAATTGAAGAAGGATAAAATGAGTGTTACCTACTTTCCAATCTACGTACACCAGTTTGAAACGCTGACGTGGGCATAACCATAAACTATTACGGGTTATTTGATGACGCATTATGCGGAAAAAGTAACAGATAACCCACACGATTGCATCATACATAAATCATTagctaaaatattgatttttcaaaTTCACCTGCAATGCATGCTATCGATTACTTTAATTACTGTTTGGACGACAGAACTGGGTAGTTTCAACTGCAACAGTTGTTAATTGATTTACGTAATGAACTAAAAAGGTTAAAGTTTAATCAATCAGCCTTTCCTCCAACTATGTTTggatcggcttccagtctcaccggatgcagctgaataccagtgttttacatgaagcgactgcctatcggacttccacaacccagttacctgggttataacacgatatccaaAAAGGTTAAAGTTCAGTTTATCAATAAACAGAACaaagctttatttaataaatgaatagacAATTTCTGGTAGTTTTGTgtagaattattaatatatcGATTGTCATATTCGTCGAACATAGTAATGAATATACGCATCGGTGCCATTGGTAACGCCCCCTACTACCTAGAAATGCAATATTAAATATGGAGCCACAATTAACCTCTTTGAGGGAAAAAAGAGGGTTTTCTTCTAATAACAGTAAGTAATATAAGACAAGGATGACTAACACCAATAACATTGTCGACTGTCGTCATATTTGAGTCAGCACAGAGTCATTAAATATGATTTGCTACTGTGATCACAACCCTAAGCTTGCGTTAAGCTAAAGACAAATGAAGCAGGGCTACggtaaattttgatttatgtgTATAACGAGAGAGATATAAAGACGGAAATGGGTGTATTTTGTGTGTGTCAACGTTTATCCGTTCATAGAATAATAAAGTATAGAGCATCACGCGAACATTGATTTTTGGTGACGTCTGTGACTCATAGTTGTTTATCTTGTGCATTCAATTACGAGTTTTGTGGcaggtttttttttcacaaaagtaAAATCAAACCACTTCACAAAGTAAGAGTACGTTTTGTTAAACCGTCTTTCAGATTTCGTGACCCAAGAACATTAATTTTGAGGTCTAAGTTCCCTCATTCTTTGATCTAGTCGTTGAAAAAGGTATTTCCGTAACATCCTGTTACAAGAAGTACAATGGAATAAAAGAGCAATGATGTTCAACAGTTTAACTTTGTAGTCTTTGAAGAAAACAGGAAAAAACCTTCATCACACAAAATTCAATTACACGGTGTCTATTTAATCACAGTTGGCTGGGTAACATCAATGTAACGAATACTTGGAACTTTTAAAGCAAGAGTGTTGTATACTGACCCCCTGTGTGAATACTGCAGAGTTGCCTTGTTCGAGCATCTCCTCGAGCTCGTCATCGGTGGTGGCGCGGCCCGTGATCTCCAGCTGCCTCTGTATCCTGCTCTTGCACCGGTCCCGGTAGTCCGTCTGCGTGCGGTTGTACTCTGTCATCACTTCCACGAACTTACGCGACAGAGTCGAGTGCTGTGTCTTTCTTATCCTCAGATCCGCCGATGATTTATTCGAGTGCTCCTCTTGCTCGATATTCTGCTCTATGTCTGCAGATTACAGAACACAATTCCTTGTAACTAGATACAGGAGATGCgactaataaaatatgagaaGGACCACTAACGTTGAAAGTCGAGACGACTAGTTCACTTACGTTTTAATTTTCCTCGGACTTTGTTGGCAGTTTTCTTAACGTCAGCCATGAGATCTTCTAGTTCATGCTTtgtttctgtaaaataaaacgtgttttgcttaaaatagagttgtacaaaaataaaaatatcgcttTATATGCACGACTGTATTCgtatttgatgaaattaaaatgaGAATTGTACCGCGTGGGCGCGTTAATTGTGTGTTGAATATCGAATATGTCATAACGAGGTCTATTGTTAAAGTATTttcgaacaaaatattatattttatgaagtttATAAATAGACCCTCCCTGCAATATTGTATGGACGTGGGTGTTGGCGATTTTTGCTCGGCAACAAAGATATTACTGTCCCACACATAAGGATAAAATGTCGCTTGAGAAAAACCCGTTGACCCTATCTAATCTGATGATATTAAAGTGTTTAggctttattaaatatttgtgagaaTATCCTGGTTTGAATCTTGGTAGAATGATAAATGTGTATACTGCAGTAGTTTAGTGTTTCGTTAGAACAATAAACGAAGATAACAATAGTTGAAACGATCGAGGAACTCGTTACGGGTGCTATGAAGTAACGCCGAATTTACAAGTATGATTTGCTTAACCCAACCTTGACCAAATTACGCCAACCGCAACTTGTAAAAAGCACccctttttaattaaatcactaCATCACTtgagaatataaaattttaaaagtaaaacagtttaaaaagcCTATATTTTGCTTGCTGTATATCATTAGAACGTAACGAATGATTAGGTGATTCATTAATCAAGAATGTATTTGCAGTTATAGTGTCATCATACTTGatagaataaaaaaagtgttgttgaactaacattacaaacataaaactgCGCATCAGACAACTTGTAAATCCAGACGCAGTTTAACCACATTCATACTTATATTGGTATTATTAATACCGTGcatcaatttattaatgtttaaaacacATATTCAGTATTACAGAATACCTTTCCTGTGCgaaatacatattcatattatttatttaacgccACAAGCCTTACGATATGAAAATCCGTTACATTTATTCACATATACGATACTTAACTATGTCAATAAAGAACGTACAGCGCGTACGGTGCAAAGCCGCTTAAACTTTCCttgaatttttcaaaatgtaaaacTTGCGATGGAAGCATGTTGTCGCAGACTGAAGCAAAGTTCCAGTAAGTTTCTTGCATAAAGAAAAAGTggtgaattttaaaattaataattttaaaaactaagacatgtttttttatgtaacaacGATTAAGATCAtcctttaatatttatctttcatCGTGTATACGCTACTGTTATTCACAAAATTACAGACAAAAAGGTTACatgacaaataaatacattcaaagaaagaaaataaaaatataatacctaatatcGCAATAACGATATTAGGACGCGATAAAGAACTTATCAGTTACGGAATCCCCGCCTGGAAGAAGCACTTAGCATATTCGCTACAATAAACAATCAAGCACGCAGTTggaaaatatcaatatcaaaattatatcgCAATGTTCAACGTGACAATTCTTCTACATGAGCGCCTCTTCACGAGGTAATCACCTTAGCAACAACCCAACGTTCTCGTGTAATAGGGCGCTTAGTCGAGCAATACGATTAGCAGTTTAATAAGCAGTACATCGGATAACTGAACAATTTACTAAGTATCGCGAACACTTAATAGGGTAATGCAAATTCTTAGGATAGCTGcttatctttgaaataaaagcCTTTCGAGTTTTTAAAACTCTACAGGTTAAAGCTACAATTTAACGATCCATGAGCAACTCGAGAGTCTTTActaaaatgtaacttaaaatCTGACAGGGTAAACAAAATCGTTACCCAAGATAAGTAGAAATAATAGTCGACAGATCTGGGTTAAATTCTGGGTTTatattcaaatgaaaatataccAAGACTTTAAAAAGCTGCATTATTAAAACCTTTAATCGTTCATCGAGCgtacatattatataggtagTGCGCAACATCTCACACACAGTATCGGGAACGATTTCCCCCAGCATCACCGTAACGACTTTTCCTGTGTATCGCGGTCCCGGAAATTGCACTTCCTGGCTCGACGGAGCGATTGAATATTTACCAAAACAGTCTCTAATCGATTACTCGTAAAACAATAGCATGGCCGATGATATTGTACGCCTTCAATGTATGCTGACAG includes these proteins:
- the Syx1A gene encoding syntaxin 1A isoform X2; this translates as MTKDRLAALQAAQSDDDDVGPDDVNVAVEGGFMDEFFSEVEEIREMIDKIQANVEEVKKKHSAILSAPQSDEKTKHELEDLMADVKKTANKVRGKLKHIEQNIEQEEHSNKSSADLRIRKTQHSTLSRKFVEVMTEYNRTQTDYRDRCKSRIQRQLEITGRATTDDELEEMLEQGNSAVFTQGIIMETQQAKQTLADIEARHADIIKLETSIRELHDMFMDMAMLVESQGELIDRIEYHVTQATDYVDDGRDKLVIARDYMIKARKKKIFIIICLSVTLVILIIVLAIVLS
- the Syx1A gene encoding syntaxin 1A isoform X6, whose amino-acid sequence is MTKDRLAALQAAQSDDDDVGPDDVNVAVEGGFMDEFFSEVEEIREMIDKIQANVEEVKKKHSAILSAPQSDEKTKHELEDLMADVKKTANKVRGKLKHIEQNIEQEEHSNKSSADLRIRKTQHSTLSRKFVEVMTEYNRTQTDYRDRCKSRIQRQLEITGRATTDDELEEMLEQGNSAVFTQGIIMETQQAKQTLADIEARHADIIKLETSIRELHDMFMDMAMLVESQGEMIDRIEYHVEHAVDYVQTATQDTKKALKYQSKARRRFGRFL
- the Syx1A gene encoding syntaxin 1A isoform X1, which gives rise to MTKDRLAALQAAQSDDDDVGPDDVNVAVEGGFMDEFFSEVEEIREMIDKIQANVEEVKKKHSAILSAPQSDEKTKHELEDLMADVKKTANKVRGKLKHIEQNIEQEEHSNKSSADLRIRKTQHSTLSRKFVEVMTEYNRTQTDYRDRCKSRIQRQLEITGRATTDDELEEMLEQGNSAVFTQGIIMETQQAKQTLADIEARHADIIKLETSIRELHDMFMDMAMLVESQGEMIDRIEYHVEHAVDYVQTATQDTKKALKYQSKARRVSDHFNVNSFFTNILFFVLFLPIRPPVLVPRPPVPCSVYL
- the Syx1A gene encoding syntaxin 1A isoform X4, giving the protein MTKDRLAALQAAQSDDDDVGPDDVNVAVEGGFMDEFFSEVEEIREMIDKIQANVEEVKKKHSAILSAPQSDEKTKHELEDLMADVKKTANKVRGKLKHIEQNIEQEEHSNKSSADLRIRKTQHSTLSRKFVEVMTEYNRTQTDYRDRCKSRIQRQLEITGRATTDDELEEMLEQGNSAVFTQGIIMETQQAKQTLADIEARHADIIKLETSIRELHDMFMDMAMLVESQGEMIDRIEYHVEHAVDYVQTATQDTKKALKYQSKARRKKIMIMLCLLVLGLIATGYVYNTFF
- the Syx1A gene encoding syntaxin 1A isoform X5, with the protein product MTKDRLAALQAAQSDDDDVGPDDVNVAVEGGFMDEFFSEVEEIREMIDKIQANVEEVKKKHSAILSAPQSDEKTKHELEDLMADVKKTANKVRGKLKHIEQNIEQEEHSNKSSADLRIRKTQHSTLSRKFVEVMTEYNRTQTDYRDRCKSRIQRQLEITGRATTDDELEEMLEQGNSAVFTQGIIMETQQAKQTLADIEARHADIIKLETSIRELHDMFMDMAMLVESQGEMIDRIEYHVEHAVDYVQTATQDTKKALKYQSKARRKKIFIIICLSVTLVILIIVLAIVLS
- the Syx1A gene encoding syntaxin 1A isoform X3; translated protein: MTKDRLAALQAAQSDDDDVGPDDVNVAVEGGFMDEFFSEVEEIREMIDKIQANVEEVKKKHSAILSAPQSDEKTKHELEDLMADVKKTANKVRGKLKHIEQNIEQEEHSNKSSADLRIRKTQHSTLSRKFVEVMTEYNRTQTDYRDRCKSRIQRQLEITGRATTDDELEEMLEQGNSAVFTQGIIMETQQAKQTLADIEARHADIIKLETSIRELHDMFMDMAMLVESQGEMIDRIEYHVEHAVDYVQTATQDTKKALKYQSKARRKKIMILVCLLILGIVVVGYVSSYFI